TGATCACTTGTGTTGTAATAATGGGCCAAAATCTTTTCTGGTTGAGTTTCAATGccaacaattattttaaaatagttaaacCATAATAGTATTAAATCATTGCTAGTACTTTAGGGTTTCCTTTATTCAGTTTCAATAAAGCAAAATGATTGTGTGATTGTGTTTTCGTCACTTGTGAAGAGTGCCAATTAAGGATACGTTTATCTGTATGGTGTATTTAATAGCTCTCTTGCCTTCGAAGGTACTTCTTGTTTATCTCTGTTTTTCAAAAGGGTGGCTTAATAACAGAATGAGTAAAGCATTTTAAATGGCAGTACTGATCCATGCAGTGATGGTATAAACATGCttaaggtggatttttttttttttaattattttaatcttatACCCAGGTCTATGTAGAAAGACTGTTCATGttcctcttcaggaaaaaaaaaaaaaaaaaacaaccaaaaaaaattcaacaaatcaATCCACGCACCCATGTTATTTCCATGGTGCTACTGGAGCACTAGTTAGAAAAATTTGATTTTGACAATCTCAGTGAGAGTTCATGCAGGTAGCTTGATGGGCCTTAAGTCTTAGGCAGTAACAAGTCAGTCATGGATAATAAATGATGATATCATAAAGACTGTACTTACTTGATGCTGGCTAATTTGCTTTTGTTGCATAAACTCAGAAGGAACAATAGGCATCaagatttaaattaattatattaaagtcttttaaaaaaagtgtctgaggcaaggaggaaaaagaaggctGTATTTAAGTTTTGGATGACTGAGAAATCGCTGGAGGAACACATACTaaaatgtttgcttgtttttgattGCTCCCGCAGTATCTGGAATAGTACCAAAACCCCAAAACGCAAGAATTATTTCAGTTAATCTTCATAGCATTTTACAGTGGGATGCACCTAGGTTTCACGAAGGGAATATAAGTTACACTGTCCAATCTCAGAGGTAAGTCTGGAGAAGTTGTGCTTTCTTTAATTCACGTTTTACAGCTGCGTGTGCGTgtgatttgtttccttttttacagGAAGATCAGTAGCTGTCCCTTTCTTTTAGCTTGTGGGATGCTTGTCTTCTGAGCTAAATAACAGGGAGAGGCATTTTCTACACATTTCACACCCCCAGGCAGCTTTGTACGTACTTTTTTTGGAAGCAGAAACACATTTTAACGTTGGCTGTTATTAGCTGCGTGTGTGGTTTTTCTCTGTCATGTAGCTGTTACCTGCGATTCAAGAGACTTAGTCCTGCTGAGCGTTAGGGCCTTAACTGATCTTTCACTCCGGCAGCATTTTGTGCTCTGCCACCAGTGCAGCCAGCTTGCCTGCGCCCTTAGCGGAAATGCCCGATGAACTGCAGGCTGGTGGCTCGTCCGTTCAGTGCCTTAAACTTGGGACACATTTTCTGAGGTCTCCTTTCGTCGGTTTTGGTGGGTTGAATTAGCTTTGATTTGGTTTTGCCACTGTGTCCTTCCGAGCTGGCCTTTCCTGTTGGGAAAAGTGGTCTGTGCGGCTGTACCGAGGAAGGCGGCCGCTTCCCCAGCCCAGCGGTGGActccccgcccgcctccctccctgcttgACAAGGAAACCATGTGATGGGCCAGAGGTCTCGCGTTCCTGCTGAAGGTTGAAGTCTTTGGCCAAGACAGGGTAGGATGTAAAGCAGAGATGATGGCACCCGCAGGCAGGTGCCTGCTGaggaaaaatccccaaactgAGGGTTCGGGCCATCTTAGccaaaaaggagatttttctgGGTTCTGGTAGCAATTACCTGTGGATCGCTACATTCCTAGGTGGGCTTTTGATGCCAGAcagaaagaatataatttattataCGGTTTCCAGTCAGctctctggctctgttttctctggcttttccttatatgcatattttaaagaCAGTTCTGAATAAAGTCTGAGTTAGACAGCAAAGCTGTGCGTAGCGATGTTGTCTTAATATTTGCAGACTTGTCTGATAACTGCTGTCTGTTGAATCAAGTTTTCTAACCACTGTCAAGAAAAGGGCATCTATTTACCAAATCATAATTTGAAACTCTAATTTTATCACAGATTTATAGATGCATATAAAATGTTTAACACTAATGTGTACACACTAATAACGATGTTTCTTATACActggatttaatttttcttgttcacAAGTCATAATTGGTTGTATTAACAAAGAGATGTGCCACTTTTCGAGTTAATTGAGAGGAAAGACATTTAGTATGTTATAATTTACCCATCAtatacattttgtttctcttccataTAGCATCAATTTCCCTGGACACACATATGAAAATGTGAGCACAAACTTGAGACTCACAGAGTGTGATGTCTCTTCTCTGTCTGCGTATGGAGACTACATTTTACAGGTCAGAGCGGAGTCAGAAAATAACCATTCAGACTGGGTGATCGTCAGATTTAAGCCAATGGATGACAGTAAGCCTTCTTCTAATCTTCCGCAAAAAGATACTGTCTGCTATTAATGCACCTTTACGATTTGGCTCCATAAGAAAAGCTATAGCATAGCTTTTAAATTTAATGACATTGAACTATAAAATCTTAGTTGTAACACTTTCATTTTTTGAAGGCAGAAGTTGCTGTCAGAAAGCATAGTAGGTTCACTAATATAGTAGATGCTAGTATTCGTACTTGAAACATCTTTTgaggaggttttaaaaaaaatttatttttttcttttaaaataaggctttatttatatttttcagccAGGGAGAGCTTTTCTTCAAGGATTCAGACTTCCTGTATATCTAAATAAGTTCAATTACTTTCTTCATTGCTATGTCAggcaaaaagctttctttttatttttttaattaaaaaaaaatcacagtgaaagATCGGTTTTTAGTCAAGAAATCTTCATTGCACAATATTGCCATTCTCGTAGCGAAGCTTCACAGTCTTTTGTGAGAGGTGATTTAGACGTTGCCTTGCATTAGAGTGCACAACAGAGATGTTAATCATGTTGCTGTCACCCGAGCTTGGGAATGAGGGAGTGGTTTTTACCAATGAGCGTCCTTTATTTTGTACATTCTTACACCACTCgtaagcaaaaatgaaattattttacattatgtAGTTAATGTTACCCAAGGCTCTTTTCTCCTCACAGCGGTTAATACAAAACCGTGCAGGAAGCTTCTGTTACACCTCATCTTTgagaaaaactttgaaaaatccttttctttcttgttctgtcTTCATTTGCTTGAATTTCATCATTCTGTTCCTTGGATTTCAGAGTGTAATTTTACAGTTTACAGCCtcagttttcaaaatgcttaTATTGGTTATCTCTCTCCAAAAGCCTAGTGTTGATATAATTCAATCTGCCTagaacagaaacactgaaacatagcacagaaaaaaaaaatacaacattacCAGTATAAATTACAGCCAAAAGAAAGTGTAATACAAAAAGCGTGGACGGATTTTCAGAGCAGAGAGCAAATGTGTAAATCATTAACAGAGTTGTGTTTCGACATATGTTTGAAAGAGCGTGTGGCCTTCAGAGCAGGCTTGGCTTTGGAAAGGCAGCTTATTCCTGAACTGAGAAAATCTGGGTATAAAACTACCTGGAAAGAAAGACCTGGGAGTACTGGCCAAATCTCTGAGGAGGACATGAGGATTTTTAAGGTTGTCATAGCTGATCTGAGCAGGGCATCATGATAAAAATATCTGATAGTCCTTTCTGTGTTATTATTTCTGCTAGTGCTTTTGTAAGAAATTCCATACTATATTGTAGGAATAGCCTAAGAAAACCAGAGTACCCAAGGCCCTTCTCACATTATTTTTCACAAGTTCAACAACATATTCATGAGCATTACATGAATGCATGGTccagcaagtaattttttttatttttaattaaagaaacacATATTTCTAGAGGAATGCAAAATTGTCTGTATATTGAGCTCTTCCTTTCTTAGACACTTGATAGTGTGGCTGTAGCCAGGCAGAACTTTAGTAGAGGTAGCCAAGGCAGAGTTGTTTGTTGGAATTACAGGAGACTTTATGGAAAGCTCATTGCAGACACAACGTAGTTGATAACTAAGCTACTCATGAATTAATTTAGGTAGTAGCACAAAAACATAATAAGGACAAGCCATTTTCAAAATACGAGAATATAATATTCAGTCTAAGGAACTTAATCTTTAAGATGTGCAGAAGTaattcaaatgtttctgtttttcaaagtgaTCACaatgaaagaaacattaaaacagTTCACTATAGGGTCTCCTCAGAAAAGACAGATGTTGCAACAGCTTGGCCCAGAAAGAGAAGTGAGTAATAACTTGCAGAAATAGTCCTTCCTCTCCCAGGAGTCACCACAGCTGGCAAAAGAGAACTGAGTCAATTTAGTGTATGGGAGATGTAGTCTGCAAAAATATCTGTTgtttaactgcaaaaataaatcccTTTCAAGACCAGTTCTATAAGGAAAGGATTTATTTATGCCTGACCCATCAAAGGAAATTACTTTCTTCTAatagataaaattatttaaagcgTGAATTGTCATAGGTCGTGTAAAAATGTCAAATTGAAAACAACGTGAAActgaattctgttcttttttctcttccaccATTCTAATACATAGCAGTCATTGGGCCACCTGATGTGAAAGTGAAGTCTGAGTCTGGGTCCCTGCATGTGGATTTCATAGGCCCTTTTGCTGAACATGGACATGACAAGTGGCCTCTAAAACAATATTACGGCTCGTGGAATTACAGAATACTGTACTGGAAGAAAGGCAGCAATACAGAGGTAACTTCTGCTTCCTGCATGTTGTGACTCCATGACTTTGATACACGCTTTTCTCAGTAAAATACCATACTGATGGAGTTCTGAAAGCTAACAGTACTGAAGTAAAAATGTATCTCTACTCATTACGGTGTAATAAAGTCTAGTCATTACAACTGGTATTCAGAGCAAATGGCACATAGCTGTGTAGTTAAACAGTAGCACGGATATAATTTGCTCTTTCCATAATTAGAAGTAACTGCTTAGTTTAGTGATGATTTATTTGTGATGCAGTCTGCCCCACCAAATCTCTGTATTTCACACATACAAGCAAGGGTAAACTTAGAAACTGTAACATCAGCAGTATCTGTGATCATGGCGATAAACTGACTTAGATTCAAATCTCATCTCATTCAAGTATTTGTGCTCTTCGTGGGACTCCAGGCTTTCAGTATCATCATGGCTGGGGCCTTATATTAACTGTGGTCACCTTCACCTCTTCTATCAGTTATAATTCACTTTCTTCCTCTTGTGGGCAGCCTTTTCCACAGATAGATCTGTTACTCAGCTCAAAAGACTTTTCCATAAAAAATGCATGGAGAAAGATCATAAATAATGTATTAATTATAGGGTCATGGGTTCtattacaggaaaaaaggaagccCTTTACCGGAAGATATCCGTCACCATATAATTAGTGCTTTGTACATCAGTACAATTTTCATATAATAGGAATCCACTACATATAATTATGATTTGTATTTGTTACCCTGCACAATTCTTTGGCATTCAATTCCAGAAAATGAGGGATCATCATTTCCCAAAAACCAGACTGGTTTTCAATTCCTAAACTACAAGAAATGAAGgtatttgtatcagaaatagtgtggccagcaggagcagggaggtgatcgtgcccctgtactcggcactggtgaggccgcaccttgaatactgtgttcagttttggggccctcaccacaagaaggacatggaggtgctggagcgtgtccagagaagggcaaggaagctggtgaagggcacaagtctgatgaggagcggctgagggaactgggactgtttagcctggagaagaggaggctgaggggagacctcatcgtgctctacaactccctgaaaggaggttgtagccaggtgagtgttggtctcttctcccaagtaaccagcgataggacgagaggaaacggcctcaagttgtgccaggggaggtttagactggatattagcaaaaatttctttactgaaagagtggtcaggccttggaacaggctgtccagggaagtggttgagtcaccatccctggaggtatttaaaagatgtgtagatgtggcgcttagggacacagTTTAGTGCTGGActgggcagtgttaggtttatggttg
This genomic interval from Calonectris borealis chromosome 1, bCalBor7.hap1.2, whole genome shotgun sequence contains the following:
- the IL10RB gene encoding interleukin-10 receptor subunit beta isoform X3, whose protein sequence is MAAAPRCALCSCLLLCVSGIVPKPQNARIISVNLHSILQWDAPRFHEGNISYTVQSQSINFPGHTYENVSTNLRLTECDVSSLSAYGDYILQVRAESENNHSDWVIVRFKPMDDTVIGPPDVKVKSESGSLHVDFIGPFAEHGHDKWPLKQYYGSWNYRILYWKKGSNTEVIHIDTKYNSEILSQLEPWTTYCIQVQAVIPEWNKTGELSGELCEQTTHNGVMCISSNLHPQITCGKSETQVDEEAIWGKPEEATGLTCFSHVFPHVFYPHVYYLHCS